The Hyphomicrobiales bacterium genome has a window encoding:
- the rpmF gene encoding 50S ribosomal subunit protein L32 has product MAVPKRKTSPSKRGMRRSADALKQPTYIEDKNSGELRRPHHVDLKSGMYRGRQVLKVKADA; this is encoded by the coding sequence ATGGCCGTTCCGAAGAGAAAGACGTCGCCGTCGAAGCGTGGCATGCGCCGCTCGGCCGACGCGCTGAAGCAGCCCACCTATATCGAAGACAAGAACTCCGGCGAGCTGCGCCGCCCGCACCATGTCGACCTGAAGAGCGGCATGTATCGCGGCCGTCAGGTGCTCAAGGTCAAGGCCGACGCCTGA
- a CDS encoding conserved hypothetical protein (Evidence 4 : Unknown function but conserved in other organisms) — protein sequence MAEAGVWPGRDAVHIHASALMLLQAAAARAEIGPFAVTGKATPQSATGCYRAAAQLLPRGRLPRLRGHQ from the coding sequence ATGGCAGAGGCCGGAGTTTGGCCAGGGCGGGATGCGGTCCATATCCATGCATCCGCGCTCATGCTGCTGCAGGCCGCCGCCGCGCGCGCCGAAATCGGCCCCTTCGCCGTCACGGGAAAGGCGACGCCCCAATCGGCCACGGGCTGCTATCGAGCGGCGGCGCAGCTTCTGCCGCGGGGGCGGCTGCCACGGCTGCGGGGCCATCAATAG
- the mtgA gene encoding Biosynthetic peptidoglycan transglycosylase has protein sequence MLGRFLGLCIRLAFWLILLLAAAILIYRFVPVPSTLMLGRWLTLKPVEREWVPLEKISPNLIRAVIAAEDQRFCRHHGVDWIELNAVLDDEDGPSRGASTLTMQTAKNVFLWPGRSYLRKGLEIPLAMAIDLAWSKQRVIEVYLNVAEWGEGLFGAEAAAQRYFGKPAARLTPAEAARLAAALPNPLLRNPARPSRGLQAAAARTQRRLGQLGSLGDCALPG, from the coding sequence GTGTTGGGCAGGTTTCTCGGCCTCTGCATCCGGCTCGCCTTCTGGCTGATTCTGCTCCTCGCCGCCGCGATCCTCATCTACCGCTTCGTCCCCGTACCCTCGACGCTGATGCTCGGCCGCTGGCTGACGCTCAAGCCCGTCGAGCGTGAATGGGTGCCGCTGGAAAAGATCTCGCCCAACCTGATCCGCGCGGTCATCGCCGCGGAGGACCAGCGCTTCTGCCGCCATCACGGCGTCGACTGGATCGAGCTCAACGCCGTGCTCGACGATGAGGACGGCCCCAGCCGCGGCGCCTCGACGCTGACCATGCAGACGGCCAAGAACGTCTTCCTCTGGCCGGGCCGCTCCTATCTGCGCAAGGGGCTGGAGATCCCGCTGGCGATGGCGATCGATCTCGCCTGGAGCAAGCAGCGCGTCATCGAGGTCTATCTCAACGTCGCCGAATGGGGCGAGGGCCTGTTCGGCGCCGAGGCGGCCGCGCAACGTTATTTCGGCAAGCCGGCCGCGCGACTCACCCCCGCCGAGGCAGCGCGCCTCGCGGCGGCGCTGCCGAATCCCCTGCTGCGCAACCCGGCACGGCCGAGCCGGGGCCTGCAAGCCGCCGCCGCGCGCACGCAACGCCGCCTCGGGCAGCTCGGATCCCTGGGCGATTGCGCCCTTCCGGGCTGA
- a CDS encoding hypothetical protein (Evidence 5 : Unknown function) → MDQAKKNRPGGRFIFLFAGAAALPHPGQSASGVGLDLEHLTAAIHAALQVDMVRAAQLAGVLVFDIGGLLQRVGRAAHATLRRRRLSLRNGHCTLHRAAV, encoded by the coding sequence ATGGACCAGGCAAAGAAAAACCGGCCTGGCGGCCGGTTCATATTTCTCTTCGCGGGAGCGGCAGCACTGCCGCATCCGGGCCAAAGCGCCTCAGGCGTCGGCCTTGACCTTGAGCACCTGACGGCCGCGATACATGCCGCTCTTCAGGTCGACATGGTGCGGGCGGCGCAGCTCGCCGGAGTTCTTGTCTTCGATATAGGTGGGCTGCTTCAGCGCGTCGGCCGAGCGGCGCATGCCACGCTTCGACGGCGACGTCTTTCTCTTCGGAACGGCCATTGTACTCTCCATCGTGCCGCCGTCTGA
- a CDS encoding hypothetical protein (Evidence 5 : Unknown function) produces the protein MLRGSTGPPFWKLKIEGVGIARPQRDGPRSAILVPRRVARMMEVFPNDATILINAALRLADGLQPELRHQVSVSE, from the coding sequence TGCTGCGGGGATCAACCGGGCCGCCGTTCTGGAAGCTGAAGATCGAGGGGGTGGGCATCGCTCGGCCTCAGAGGGACGGCCCACGCAGCGCCATTCTGGTGCCTCGTCGTGTCGCCCGGATGATGGAAGTGTTTCCAAACGATGCGACAATTCTGATTAACGCAGCGTTAAGGCTGGCCGATGGTTTGCAGCCTGAACTCCGTCATCAGGTGTCTGTGTCGGAGTGA